Proteins from a single region of Bacteroidota bacterium:
- a CDS encoding glucosaminidase domain-containing protein: MATLRTDRKFLADNVADVVVASANTGVFPSVKMAQAILETGWGKSDHAKSNINNYYGIKADPSWKGKVVSSDTSEVVNGKKQSFTGTGKIYKNRDVAIADGASTVTLFRVYSTAMESHADHIHFLKVNSRYTNNGVFSATTAEAQAQALQTAGYATATSYASTLIQIINDNGLKELDNMMANPSTLKELVAEVKKKSSAEVELQEDIVQQVELELPCSHSGCSGKIMVKLEIKHS; encoded by the coding sequence ATGGCAACTCTTAGGACAGACAGAAAATTTTTAGCAGATAATGTTGCAGACGTGGTAGTTGCCAGTGCGAATACCGGAGTTTTTCCGAGCGTAAAAATGGCGCAGGCAATTTTGGAAACCGGTTGGGGAAAAAGTGATCATGCAAAATCTAATATCAACAATTACTATGGAATCAAAGCAGATCCTTCATGGAAAGGAAAAGTAGTCAGTAGCGACACATCTGAAGTAGTGAATGGGAAAAAACAATCTTTTACCGGAACTGGTAAAATATACAAAAATAGAGATGTAGCAATTGCAGACGGTGCAAGTACTGTAACGCTCTTTAGGGTGTATAGCACTGCAATGGAAAGCCATGCAGACCACATTCATTTTTTGAAAGTTAATTCACGCTATACCAACAATGGAGTATTTTCTGCCACTACAGCAGAAGCACAGGCACAGGCACTGCAAACCGCAGGTTATGCAACTGCCACAAGCTATGCTTCCACGCTCATTCAAATCATCAATGACAATGGGCTCAAAGAGTTAGACAACATGATGGCAAACCCTTCTACACTCAAAGAATTAGTGGCAGAAGTAAAAAAAAAGTCCTCCGCGGAGGTAGAGCTTCAGGAGGATATAGTACAGCAAGTGGAATTGGAATTGCCTTGCTCGCACTCGGGCTGCTCTGGAAAAATTATGGTCAAATTAGAAATAAAGCACAGCTGA
- a CDS encoding S49 family peptidase, translated as MKKINLNTPILDLAGKPIEGISESIGQTVASVIANFTNTDALKKQGVNVETLKIYEWAKTLYTNKELSLDSSDFEVFKSLVEHTPQLSPLVRGQVREILNKLKD; from the coding sequence ATGAAAAAAATAAACCTAAACACACCCATTCTTGACCTTGCAGGCAAGCCAATAGAGGGAATTTCGGAAAGCATAGGACAAACCGTTGCTTCCGTTATTGCTAATTTTACCAATACAGACGCCTTGAAAAAACAAGGCGTGAATGTAGAAACGCTAAAAATATACGAGTGGGCTAAAACCCTTTACACAAACAAAGAACTATCGCTCGACAGCAGCGATTTTGAAGTGTTTAAAAGCCTTGTAGAGCATACCCCGCAACTATCGCCTTTGGTTCGTGGTCAGGTGAGGGAAATACTTAACAAACTGAAAGATTGA
- a CDS encoding M15 family metallopeptidase, giving the protein MTIKNTNNALTYLLTSIGIVFGITLIVNRKKIMDYAKMKVWDVMTETRIANLHPKIRGIARTFVNRAEKELGIKVRITDGYRSIEEQNKLYAQGRTTPGSIVTNAQGGSSYHNYALAFDVVPIENGIAVWNNNNHWNKLGQLGKSLGLEWGGDFKSILDKPHFQKTYGLTTGQLLSMYNTGKTNQGYVTV; this is encoded by the coding sequence ATGACAATTAAAAATACAAATAACGCTTTGACCTACTTGCTTACAAGCATAGGGATTGTGTTTGGTATTACTTTAATTGTAAACAGAAAAAAGATTATGGATTATGCTAAAATGAAAGTCTGGGATGTTATGACTGAAACAAGGATTGCTAATTTACACCCTAAAATCAGAGGCATAGCACGAACTTTTGTAAACCGAGCTGAAAAAGAACTCGGAATAAAAGTGCGGATAACTGACGGTTATCGTAGCATCGAAGAGCAAAATAAACTTTATGCGCAAGGTCGCACTACTCCCGGAAGTATTGTAACCAACGCACAGGGAGGTAGTAGCTATCACAATTATGCTTTAGCTTTTGACGTGGTTCCAATTGAAAATGGGATTGCTGTGTGGAATAATAATAATCATTGGAATAAACTGGGGCAACTTGGCAAATCACTTGGGCTGGAATGGGGAGGAGACTTCAAAAGCATTTTGGATAAACCACATTTTCAAAAAACTTATGGATTGACAACAGGACAGCTTTTGAGCATGTATAACACTGGCAAAACCAACCAAGGATATGTAACCGTATGA
- a CDS encoding type II toxin-antitoxin system RelE/ParE family toxin has protein sequence MKYRTVVFYKDYFDVFFTKQNKKVKAKIVWTLQFIENIQKVPETYLKHIESTNGLYEIRVQLGTNIYRIFCFFDKGKLIVLANGFQKKTQKTPKREIEQALKIKLEYETAKKK, from the coding sequence ATGAAATACCGAACTGTAGTATTTTATAAAGATTATTTTGATGTATTTTTTACCAAGCAAAATAAAAAGGTAAAAGCTAAAATCGTTTGGACTTTACAATTCATTGAAAATATACAGAAAGTGCCAGAAACGTATTTAAAGCATATTGAAAGCACAAATGGTCTATACGAAATACGAGTACAGTTAGGCACAAATATCTATCGGATCTTTTGCTTCTTTGACAAAGGTAAACTAATTGTTTTGGCAAATGGATTTCAAAAGAAAACACAAAAGACCCCAAAAAGAGAAATAGAACAAGCACTTAAAATTAAATTAGAATATGAAACCGCTAAAAAAAAATGA
- a CDS encoding helix-turn-helix domain-containing protein: MSKNLSTLEDFKEKHYGKIGSKKRDELESGYESFQIGALLQQARIKKGLTQEELAKKVGTTKSYISKIENNVKEVRISTLQRIVELGFKGHLDLSIKL; encoded by the coding sequence ATGAGTAAGAATCTAAGTACACTAGAAGATTTTAAAGAAAAACACTATGGAAAAATAGGCTCCAAAAAACGGGATGAATTAGAGTCCGGATATGAGAGTTTTCAAATTGGTGCTTTACTTCAACAAGCTAGAATTAAAAAGGGATTAACCCAAGAAGAATTAGCAAAAAAAGTAGGAACCACTAAATCATATATTTCTAAAATTGAAAACAATGTAAAAGAAGTCAGAATATCCACTTTACAAAGGATTGTTGAGTTGGGTTTTAAAGGACATCTGGACCTTTCTATTAAGCTATAA
- a CDS encoding site-specific integrase → MPVIDTAGNKPEKHWQIRYQYSDKAGRRITKRFSKGLNEPFLTFDEKMQRAVKIRDGIFKQLILGQTEVGKFDLPNRFQPIFFALDSIASYKKQVVTKNTFKPYLSNIKHFKNYLEEKDLSVKFVSEIESGHIYKFLEWVREKKSVSNRTVNNIIVDIRSTWSMFVKMDYCKTNICQHLDKLPARSTRNKVFGKEDVKRIKYWCEQNDPYLYLFCKFVMMGVRPQAAVQIRVKDIDTEEFKIVLPAAIEKTAKRTVKVIFERFREDFEKMELWKYPANYFFFTCDGIPGPKGTTRDWFTRKFHRMKKELGLGREYTLYGWKHTIAVELFKNGTNMRDIMAITGHTTLSGFEAYIREYLDECPKDPSDNIFLPV, encoded by the coding sequence ATGCCTGTTATTGATACGGCTGGAAACAAACCAGAGAAGCATTGGCAGATTAGATACCAATATTCTGACAAAGCTGGTAGAAGAATTACTAAAAGGTTCTCTAAAGGATTAAACGAACCTTTTCTAACTTTTGACGAGAAAATGCAACGTGCCGTTAAAATACGGGACGGCATTTTTAAACAACTTATTTTGGGACAAACCGAGGTCGGTAAGTTTGATTTGCCCAATAGATTCCAACCTATATTTTTTGCTTTAGATTCTATTGCTTCTTATAAAAAGCAAGTTGTTACTAAAAATACTTTTAAGCCTTATTTAAGCAACATCAAACATTTTAAAAATTACCTAGAGGAAAAGGATTTGTCTGTGAAATTTGTATCGGAGATTGAAAGCGGACATATATATAAGTTCCTCGAATGGGTAAGAGAGAAAAAAAGTGTTTCAAATAGAACGGTCAATAATATAATAGTTGATATACGTTCCACTTGGAGCATGTTTGTAAAAATGGATTATTGCAAGACAAATATTTGCCAGCATTTAGATAAACTGCCTGCAAGGAGTACAAGAAATAAAGTGTTTGGAAAAGAAGATGTGAAGCGGATTAAATATTGGTGTGAGCAGAACGATCCTTATTTATATCTGTTTTGCAAATTTGTGATGATGGGAGTTCGTCCGCAAGCTGCGGTTCAAATTAGGGTTAAGGATATTGATACCGAAGAGTTCAAAATTGTACTTCCTGCTGCTATTGAAAAGACTGCTAAAAGAACGGTGAAGGTTATTTTTGAAAGATTTAGAGAGGATTTTGAAAAAATGGAATTATGGAAATATCCAGCAAATTATTTCTTTTTTACCTGCGATGGTATTCCCGGGCCAAAAGGAACTACTCGAGATTGGTTTACCAGAAAATTCCACCGAATGAAAAAGGAGCTTGGATTAGGTAGAGAATACACTCTGTACGGTTGGAAACATACGATTGCAGTGGAATTGTTCAAAAATGGAACTAATATGAGAGATATTATGGCGATTACTGGGCACACTACTTTGAGCGGTTTTGAAGCTTACATTAGAGAATATTTGGATGAATGTCCAAAGGATCCTAGTGACAATATTTTTCTTCCAGTTTAG
- a CDS encoding M13 family metallopeptidase codes for MKNSILKTGIILFPAFLYTTCTTPMKNKENTSPLGYDKSLMDTSASPCENFYQYAAGGWLAANPIPSTESRWGTFNVLDKQNNSKIRKLLEDPLKEKPTKGSPEQLTRDFYQSAMDSSTREKLGVTPLNPFFQQIDALKTKEDISSLLGDFNKKGLFGLFSFYISTDAKNSEYYAVYMGQGGLGLPDRDYYLKEDAHSQEIRTAYKAFIAKILNLAGQSKTEVTADKIMSMETQLAQISMTKTEMRDPDKTYNKKTYAKFVKLYSYFNWDQFFANAGAKGINELVVSQTDFFAKLKEVFAKYSLEEWQSYLKWHIARGFAGYLNHDMVQASFNFYQTTLRGTKEMKPLWERSVNMVNGNLGEPLGQMFVKAYFSPESKKRVSEMVEELRTSFGERIQKLDWMSAETKVKAMEKLKSFGYKIGYPEKWKDYSMVEISTTNLVQNLVNVNLRETEIMLAKIGQQIDKTEWEMTPQTVNAYYEPTRNEIVFPAGILQAPFFDPNVDDALNYGGIGAVIGHEFSHGFDDEGSKYDGKGNLSNWWTDKDNELFRQRTNKIVEQFNKFEVLDSVFINGELTQGENIADFAGLTIAYYALKNHIEKQGKQLSSPDGFTWQQRFFMGWALVWANNITDKELRQRVITDPHSPGKYRVLGPLSNMPEFQEAFGCKPGSKMHADDDNRVIIW; via the coding sequence ATGAAAAACAGCATTCTTAAAACCGGAATAATTTTATTCCCTGCTTTTCTTTACACTACATGTACTACACCGATGAAAAACAAAGAAAATACAAGCCCATTAGGCTATGACAAAAGTCTGATGGATACTAGCGCAAGCCCTTGCGAAAATTTTTACCAGTATGCTGCCGGAGGATGGTTGGCAGCTAATCCGATTCCATCAACCGAAAGTCGCTGGGGAACATTTAATGTATTGGACAAACAAAATAACTCTAAAATTAGAAAACTGCTGGAGGATCCTTTGAAAGAAAAACCTACAAAAGGAAGTCCGGAACAACTTACGCGTGATTTTTATCAATCTGCGATGGACTCCTCAACAAGAGAAAAATTAGGTGTTACGCCATTGAATCCTTTTTTCCAACAAATAGATGCACTCAAAACCAAGGAAGATATTTCGTCACTTCTGGGGGACTTTAACAAAAAAGGTCTATTTGGACTTTTTAGTTTTTATATTTCAACCGATGCCAAAAATAGCGAATACTATGCAGTCTATATGGGACAAGGGGGGCTGGGTTTGCCCGACAGGGATTATTATTTGAAAGAAGATGCACATTCCCAAGAGATCAGAACAGCTTATAAAGCATTTATTGCTAAAATTCTGAACTTGGCAGGGCAAAGTAAAACAGAAGTTACTGCCGACAAAATCATGTCTATGGAAACACAGCTTGCGCAAATTTCAATGACAAAAACTGAGATGAGAGACCCTGATAAAACATACAACAAGAAGACTTATGCTAAATTTGTTAAATTATATTCTTATTTTAATTGGGATCAATTTTTTGCAAATGCAGGCGCAAAAGGCATAAACGAACTTGTAGTCTCACAAACCGATTTCTTTGCTAAATTGAAAGAGGTATTTGCAAAATACAGCTTAGAGGAATGGCAATCCTATCTGAAATGGCATATTGCACGTGGATTTGCAGGTTATCTGAATCATGATATGGTGCAGGCAAGTTTTAATTTTTATCAAACAACATTGCGCGGAACCAAAGAAATGAAGCCACTTTGGGAAAGATCTGTGAATATGGTAAACGGAAATTTGGGAGAGCCTTTAGGGCAAATGTTTGTAAAGGCATATTTCAGTCCCGAATCCAAGAAAAGAGTGAGCGAAATGGTGGAGGAACTAAGAACATCATTTGGTGAGAGAATCCAAAAACTGGATTGGATGAGTGCAGAAACCAAAGTAAAAGCAATGGAAAAATTAAAATCTTTCGGATATAAAATTGGCTATCCTGAAAAATGGAAAGATTATAGCATGGTTGAAATCTCAACCACTAATCTTGTACAAAACCTGGTCAATGTCAATCTTAGAGAAACAGAAATCATGCTTGCCAAGATTGGACAACAGATTGACAAAACAGAGTGGGAAATGACTCCTCAGACTGTCAACGCATATTATGAACCAACCCGCAATGAGATTGTATTTCCTGCAGGTATCTTACAAGCTCCTTTCTTTGACCCGAATGTGGATGATGCGTTGAATTATGGTGGAATTGGAGCTGTTATAGGACACGAATTCTCTCATGGTTTTGATGACGAAGGAAGTAAATATGACGGAAAAGGAAACCTGTCAAACTGGTGGACAGACAAAGACAACGAGCTTTTCAGACAACGCACAAACAAAATCGTAGAACAGTTCAACAAGTTTGAAGTATTAGATAGTGTCTTCATCAATGGCGAACTTACGCAAGGTGAAAACATAGCCGATTTTGCCGGTTTAACTATTGCATATTATGCTTTGAAAAATCATATTGAAAAGCAAGGCAAACAACTAAGCTCCCCTGACGGATTTACATGGCAACAAAGGTTTTTTATGGGCTGGGCTTTGGTATGGGCAAACAATATTACCGACAAAGAATTGCGTCAGCGCGTAATAACCGACCCTCATTCACCGGGTAAATACAGAGTATTGGGACCTTTGAGCAATATGCCGGAATTTCAAGAAGCTTTTGGATGCAAACCTGGGAGTAAAATGCACGCTGATGATGATAACAGAGTAATTATTTGGTAA
- a CDS encoding glycosyltransferase family 2 protein translates to MLSAVILTFNEENNIAECIDSAFKVADEVIVIDSHSTDKTVQIAQNKNAIVKSIEWKGWVVSRNEAILNISFDHILFMDADERLSTGLIQSILTEKSKGFPSKVYSLQRLNHIGNKAIKHGAWFPDNKIRLYEKSEVIWKGGHVHEWADSDQIKAVPLNGFLLHYSYQNASELRSKTKKYALLAAQSLRTKPKVLLLVKMLFSPLFRFVRDYFFKSGYKDNREGFLIACQSAREVFLKNKAALTGVRTQAENNLA, encoded by the coding sequence ATGTTGTCTGCTGTCATTCTCACTTTCAACGAGGAAAATAATATTGCAGAATGCATTGACTCCGCATTTAAGGTAGCTGATGAAGTAATCGTAATTGACAGTCATAGTACTGACAAGACCGTCCAAATTGCACAAAACAAAAATGCAATAGTCAAATCCATAGAATGGAAAGGATGGGTTGTGAGCAGAAATGAAGCCATTCTGAACATTTCGTTCGACCATATTCTTTTTATGGATGCTGATGAAAGACTTTCTACTGGACTTATTCAATCCATCCTAACTGAAAAATCCAAAGGATTTCCGTCCAAAGTGTACTCACTACAACGACTAAATCATATTGGCAACAAAGCAATTAAACATGGGGCTTGGTTCCCTGATAATAAAATTCGTTTGTACGAGAAATCAGAGGTTATATGGAAGGGCGGACACGTACATGAATGGGCGGATTCAGATCAAATCAAAGCAGTTCCATTGAACGGCTTTTTGTTGCATTATAGTTATCAAAATGCCAGTGAACTACGCTCAAAGACTAAGAAGTATGCATTGTTGGCTGCACAATCACTACGGACTAAACCCAAAGTGTTGCTTTTGGTTAAAATGCTGTTTTCCCCACTTTTCCGTTTTGTCAGGGATTACTTTTTCAAATCAGGGTATAAAGACAACAGAGAGGGTTTTTTGATTGCTTGTCAATCGGCAAGAGAAGTTTTTTTGAAAAATAAGGCAGCTTTAACAGGAGTTCGAACTCAAGCAGAGAATAATCTTGCGTAG